Proteins from one Thermobifida alba genomic window:
- a CDS encoding SDR family NAD(P)-dependent oxidoreductase has translation MVQSAAAEPAGMRAWVTGASRGLGRSIAVGLAAAGYDVAVTARSGEALTEVTAEIEERGARALPLPADVSDPDSVRTAAGQLERSWGGLDTCVAAAGVSPYLKDAVDITDEEWRTVLGVNLDGTFWTVREAARIMRATNTPGSITVVSSIHARAAGSRLGAYSASKGAVEALVRNLAVDWAEFGIRVNALAPGYFETDMTAGLRNSRRFASALLQRVPMGRFGDPAELVPAAVFLASPASSYVTGSVLAVDGGWTAA, from the coding sequence ATGGTGCAAAGTGCCGCAGCGGAGCCCGCCGGGATGCGGGCGTGGGTCACCGGCGCGAGCCGCGGGCTCGGCCGCTCCATCGCCGTCGGGCTGGCCGCCGCCGGCTACGACGTCGCGGTGACCGCACGCTCGGGCGAGGCCCTGACCGAGGTCACGGCGGAGATCGAGGAGCGGGGCGCCAGGGCGCTGCCCCTGCCGGCCGACGTCAGCGACCCGGACTCGGTGCGCACGGCCGCCGGGCAGCTCGAACGCTCCTGGGGAGGACTGGACACGTGCGTCGCCGCGGCCGGGGTCTCCCCCTACCTCAAGGACGCGGTCGACATCACCGACGAGGAGTGGCGCACCGTCCTCGGCGTCAACCTGGACGGCACCTTCTGGACGGTCCGGGAGGCCGCCCGGATCATGCGCGCCACCAACACCCCGGGGTCGATCACCGTCGTCTCGTCGATCCACGCCCGGGCGGCGGGCTCGCGCCTGGGCGCCTACTCGGCGAGCAAGGGAGCGGTGGAGGCCCTGGTCAGGAACCTCGCCGTGGACTGGGCCGAGTTCGGGATCCGCGTCAACGCACTCGCCCCCGGCTACTTCGAGACCGACATGACCGCGGGCCTGCGCAACAGCAGGCGCTTCGCCTCCGCACTCCTGCAGCGGGTCCCGATGGGCCGCTTCGGAGACCCCGCAGAACTCGTCCCCGCCGCGGTGTTCCTCGCCTCCCCGGCCTCGTCCTACGTCACCGGATCGGTCCTGGCCGTCGACGGCGGGTGGACGGCGGCCTAG
- a CDS encoding acyl-CoA dehydrogenase family protein: MGFDLELDERTVQWRDRIREFVEEFVIPREQQAFALGLTEELRTELQEEARRRGIFAPQAAAEWGGGGFRLDEAAVLLEEAGTSLLGPLALNCAAPDEGNIHMLTQIATPQQQEQYLRPLVAGRVRSCFAMTEPAPGAGSDPAALQTRAERAGRGWVINGRKHLITGADGAAFAIVMAAGGHDDGTGATMFLVDMDTEGVRITGHASTIDRMMIGGHCQLELRDVFVPDERVLGEAGRGFAYAQVRLAPARLTHCMRWLGAARRTHEIAVARAAEREMFGSRLAELGMAQALIAENEIDLHAARALLWQTCWLLATGDRGSESSSRTKVFVSEAVGRIVDRSVQLCGGLGTTDDLVVGRVYAEVRAFRIYDGSTETHKMSIAKRAVRRITAGAHA; encoded by the coding sequence ATGGGATTCGACCTGGAACTGGATGAGCGGACCGTGCAGTGGCGGGACCGGATCCGGGAGTTCGTCGAGGAGTTCGTCATCCCCCGGGAGCAGCAGGCGTTCGCCCTCGGACTGACCGAGGAGCTGCGGACGGAACTGCAGGAGGAGGCCCGCCGACGGGGGATCTTCGCACCCCAGGCGGCCGCGGAGTGGGGCGGCGGCGGTTTCCGGCTGGACGAGGCCGCGGTCCTGCTGGAGGAGGCGGGCACCAGCCTGCTGGGGCCGCTGGCCCTCAACTGCGCCGCCCCCGACGAGGGCAACATCCACATGCTCACCCAGATCGCCACCCCCCAGCAGCAGGAGCAGTACCTCAGACCCCTGGTCGCCGGCCGGGTGCGCTCCTGCTTCGCGATGACCGAACCCGCCCCCGGCGCCGGCTCCGACCCCGCGGCCCTGCAGACCCGGGCCGAACGCGCCGGCCGGGGCTGGGTGATCAACGGCCGCAAGCACCTCATCACCGGCGCCGACGGCGCGGCCTTCGCGATCGTCATGGCCGCCGGGGGCCACGACGACGGCACCGGCGCGACCATGTTCCTGGTCGACATGGACACCGAAGGCGTGCGGATCACCGGACACGCCTCCACCATCGACCGGATGATGATCGGCGGCCACTGCCAGCTGGAGTTGCGCGACGTGTTCGTCCCCGACGAACGGGTGCTGGGCGAGGCGGGCCGGGGGTTCGCCTACGCCCAGGTGCGCCTGGCCCCGGCCCGCCTGACCCACTGCATGCGCTGGCTGGGCGCGGCCCGGCGGACCCACGAGATCGCAGTGGCCCGCGCGGCGGAGCGGGAGATGTTCGGCTCCCGGCTGGCCGAGTTGGGCATGGCCCAGGCGCTGATCGCCGAGAACGAGATCGACCTGCACGCCGCCCGCGCCCTGCTGTGGCAGACCTGCTGGCTGCTGGCCACCGGCGACCGCGGCTCGGAGTCCTCCAGCCGCACCAAGGTGTTCGTCAGCGAGGCCGTGGGCCGGATCGTGGACCGCTCCGTGCAGCTGTGCGGCGGTCTGGGCACCACCGACGACCTGGTCGTCGGCCGCGTCTACGCCGAGGTCCGCGCCTTCCGGATCTACGACGGCTCCACCGAGACCCACAAGATGTCCATCGCCAAACGCGCCGTCCGCCGCATCACCGCAGGAGCACACGCATGA